In Candidatus Glassbacteria bacterium, the genomic window ATGTCCCTCGGGGAAATCGTGGCCGAACCGCTGGTGGTCCACGGGATCGGCTCCGCCGCCGAACGCCGCCTGAGAGTGGCCGGACTGCTCGAAAAAGTGGGAATCGGGCCGGAGTGCGCGCTCCGCTATCCCCACGAGTTCTCCGGCGGGCAGCGTCAGCGGATCGGGATCGCCAGGGCGCTGGCCCTGAGGCCGGAGTTGATTATCTGCGACGAGCCGGTCTCTGCGCTCGATGTCAGCATCCAGGCCCAGGTGATCAACCTGCTCGACGACCTTCAGCAGGAGTTCGGCCTGAGCTATCTGTTTATCGCCCACGACCTGAGCGTGGTCGAGCATGTCTGCGACCGGATAGCCGTGATGTACCTGGGCAGGATTGTCGAGGTGGCCTCGGACAGGGAGCTTTACGCCGACCCGCTGCATCCTTATACTCAAGCGCTGATGAATGCGATCCCGCTGCCGGACCCGTCACGCAGGCGTGCAAAATTACGGCTGTCGGGCGAGGTCCCCAGCCCGGTCAATCCGCCCCCGGGCTGCCGGTTCCATACCCGCTGCCCGCTGCGCGAGGAACTCTGCACGCGGTCGGAACCGCCGCTGGTGGAGAAACGGACGGGTCATTCGGCCGCCTGCCACCTGGTGGGAGAATCGGAAAGCGGATAGCACGGGGCGTACCAGTCGAAAGCCGATATTACGTGGAGTTTTTAATGCGGAATAGTCTGACACTGTCCCTGCTGCCCGTCCTTACCGCGGCATCAGTCTGTTCCGGGGGGTGGCTGGAGATTACGGACGTCGAGTCCAGAATCCAGCAGACCGAGTTCAACGGAACCCAGCTGCTGATCGAGTACACGCTGGCCGCTGCCGGCATCACGGAATCGACACCGGCCTGGGTGTTTATCCGTTACAGGGCCGGCGGCGGCGATGGCTGGCGACGGCTCCGGGAGCACTACCTGACTGGCAGGGGATTCGGAATCGTTTCCTCGCCGGGCCGTCAACAGGTATCCTGCTGGGGAGTCGACCAGTTCAGCGCGGTTGCCGAGAGTGCGTTCTCGCTGGAAATCCATGCTGTCGCCATGGCCCGGATTCCCGGCGGCGAGTTCGTGATGAAGTCCACTCCCGGCGGCGGTTACGACGGGGAGAGGATCGGTAACGTGCCCGGCAGTCTGCCGGAATACTGGCTGGCCAGATACGAGACAACCGTCGGACAGTACGCGGACTACCTGAACGAGACCGGGGGCCGGGGCGCGGGCTGGGTCGGCCGGATGGCGGATTCCCTGAGCTGCGGAATCGTGCGTGAGGGCGAGAGTCAGGGATACGTCTACCGCGTCCTCCCGGGCCGGCAGGAATACCCGGTTACGTTCGTTTCGTGGTACGATGCGGCGGCGTTTCTGGACTGGTGCGGAATGAAACTCCCGACCGAAGCCCAGTGGGAAAAAGCCTGGCGCGGCGGCAGGTTCCTCGACGGCGACGAGGCGGCGGCGATGGCGAACCCCGACCCCGAACGGACCTATCCCTGGGGAAACCAGCCGTCCGGTGACGAGAGAATATTCCGCTGCAATGGCCGGGGGGACCAGGACGGATTCGAGCGGACCGCCCCGGTCGGCAGCTTCTCCGCATACGGCTCGCCCTATGGAATTCTCGATCTGGCCGGAAACGTGGCCGAGTGGACCCGTGACTGGTACACGACGACGTATCACGAGGGGCTCGACGGGCTGCGGATGATCAGGGGCGGCTCGTGGCGTTCCCTGCCGGTCGGATTGGACGCTATCAGCGGAGCAACCAGCCTGCCGGCCGATGAGAGCGCGATCATGGGTTTCCGCGGCGTGGTGGACCCGCGGCCTTCGCGTTAGCTCCGCCCGGGACAAATCTCAACAGGAATACAGTAAAAACTCGACGAGTTCTGCATCAGGGGCTATGATATGAATAACCGGCCTTCATCTTAACCTGCTTCCGACAGGGAGAACTTTGAATTTATGAAAACTACCGGCGCTACCCGGCTTCCTTTCAAACTCTGTCTGCTCCTACTCGCTTTGATCGCGATCCATGCCTGTTCTCCCGGTTCTCCGGTCGGCGAAGCGGTCCAGGATTTCAGCGAAACCAGGCTCGGCCTGCAGCCCCCGCCCGGCGACACGGTGCACGTCAGCCCTCCCTATCTGGCCTGGGGACCGTTGGACGGCGAGACGTCCTACCGTGTGGAAATCAGCCGCGACAGCAGTTTCAGCAGTGTGGAAACCGCCAGCGAACCGACTCCGTACTGCGTCTGGCGCCCGTCCGCCGTGCTCGACCCGGGACAGTGGTTCTGGCGGGTAAGCGGAGTAACCGAAGGGCGCTCCGGCAGGGTGTATTCCTTCGTGGTGGCCGGACAGCCAATTGCTTTCCCGGCCCCCGACTACGAGAGCCTGCTGAGCAAGATACCGTCAAGCCACCCCAGGCTGTTCCTGCGGGCGGACGAGGTGGAAGCCCTGCGGCAGGCCGCCGGCGGAGAACTTCGCGGGGAGTGGGAGTACCTGAA contains:
- a CDS encoding formylglycine-generating enzyme family protein → MRNSLTLSLLPVLTAASVCSGGWLEITDVESRIQQTEFNGTQLLIEYTLAAAGITESTPAWVFIRYRAGGGDGWRRLREHYLTGRGFGIVSSPGRQQVSCWGVDQFSAVAESAFSLEIHAVAMARIPGGEFVMKSTPGGGYDGERIGNVPGSLPEYWLARYETTVGQYADYLNETGGRGAGWVGRMADSLSCGIVREGESQGYVYRVLPGRQEYPVTFVSWYDAAAFLDWCGMKLPTEAQWEKAWRGGRFLDGDEAAAMANPDPERTYPWGNQPSGDERIFRCNGRGDQDGFERTAPVGSFSAYGSPYGILDLAGNVAEWTRDWYTTTYHEGLDGLRMIRGGSWRSLPVGLDAISGATSLPADESAIMGFRGVVDPRPSR
- a CDS encoding ATP-binding cassette domain-containing protein, with the translated sequence MHFPVRRGLLRRQTGAIHAVDGVDLQVGRGEALGLVGESGCGKSTIGKCVLKLHEPTAGRILYDGADIGPLTGRGLKGYRRRVQAVFQDPYSSLNARMSLGEIVAEPLVVHGIGSAAERRLRVAGLLEKVGIGPECALRYPHEFSGGQRQRIGIARALALRPELIICDEPVSALDVSIQAQVINLLDDLQQEFGLSYLFIAHDLSVVEHVCDRIAVMYLGRIVEVASDRELYADPLHPYTQALMNAIPLPDPSRRRAKLRLSGEVPSPVNPPPGCRFHTRCPLREELCTRSEPPLVEKRTGHSAACHLVGESESG